In Phocoena phocoena chromosome 3, mPhoPho1.1, whole genome shotgun sequence, a single window of DNA contains:
- the STK11 gene encoding serine/threonine-protein kinase STK11, whose protein sequence is MEVADPQQLGMFTEGELMSVGMDTFIHRIDSTEVIYQPRRKRAKLIGKYLMGDLLGEGSYGKVKEVLDSETLCRRAVKILKKKKLRRIPNGEANVKKEIQLLRRLRHKNVIQLVDVLYNEEKQKMYMVMEYCVCGMQEMLDSVPEKRFPVCQAHGYFCQLVDGLEYLHSQGIVHKDIKPGNLLLTTGGTLKISDLGVAEALHPFAEDDTCRTSQGSPAFQPPEIANGLDTFSGFKVDIWSAGVTLYNITTGLYPFEGDNIYKLFENIGKGDYTIPGDCGPPLSDLLKGMLEYEPAKRFSIQQIRQHSWFRKKHPPAEEPVPIPPSADCKDRWRGMTVVPYLEDLHGCADAADDELFDIEDDIIYTQDFTVPGQVPEEEAGRSAQSRGPPKAMCVNGTESAQLSARSRAERRASAASNPARKACSASSKIRRLSACKQQ, encoded by the exons ATGGAGGTGGCGGACCCGCAGCAGCTGGGCATGTTTACAGAGGGCGAGCTGATGTCGGTGGGGATGGACACGTTCATCCACCGCATCGACTCCACCGAGGTCATCTACCAGCCCCGCCGCAAGCGGGCCAAGCTCATCGGCAAGTACCTGATGGGGGACCTGCTGGGGGAGGGGTCGTACGGCAAGGTGAAGGAGGTACTGGACTCAGAGACGCTGTGCCGGAGAGCCGTTAAAATTCTCAAGAAGAAGAAGTTGCGGAGGATCCCCAACGGGGAGGCCAACGTAAAGAA GGAAATCCAGCTGCTGAGGAGGTTACGGCACAAAAACGTCATCCAGCTGGTGGACGTGCTGTACAACGAGGAGAAGCAGAAGAT GTATATGGTGATGGAGTACTGCGTGTGCGGCATGCAGGAGATGCTGGACAGCGTGCCCGAGAAGCGCTTCCCCGTGTGCCAGGCCCACGG GTACTTCTGCCAGCTGGTGGACGGCCTGGAGTACCTGCACAGCCAGGGCATCGTGCACAAGGACATCAAGCCCGGCAACCTGCTGCTCACCACGGGTGGCACGCTCAAGATCTCCGACCTGGGCGTGGCCGAG GCCCTGCACCCGTTTGCCGAGGACGACACGTGCCGGACGAGCCAGGGTTCCCCCGCGTTCCAGCCGCCCGAGATCGCCAATGGCCTGGACACCTTCTCTGGCTTCAAGGTGGACATCTGGTCAGCTGGCGTCACACT CTACAACATCACGACAGGCCTGTACCCGTTCGAGGGGGACAATATCTACAAGCTGTTTGAGAACATCGGGAAGGGGGACTACACCATCCCGGGGGATTGCGGCCCCCCACTCTCAGACCTGCTCAAAG GGATGCTGGAATACGAGCCGGCCAAGCGGTTTTCCATACAGCAGATCCGGCAGCACAG CTGGTTCCGGAAGAAGCACCCGCCGGCCGAGGAGCCGGTACCCATCCCGCCGAGTGCGGACTGCAAGGACCGGTGGCGCGGCATGACAGTGGTGCCCTACCTGGAGGACTTGCACGGCTGTGCCGACGCTGCGGATGACGAGCTCTTCGACATTGAGGACGACATCATCTACACTCAGGACTTCACGGTGCCCG GACAGGTCCCGGAGGAGGAGGCTGGGCGGAGCGCACAGAGCCGGGGCCCGCCCAAAGCCATGTGTGTGAATGGCACCGAGTCAGCCCAGTTGAGCGCCAGGTCGAGGGCGGAGCGCCGGGCCAGTGCCGCCTCCAACCCCGCCCGCAAGGCCTGCTCGGCCAGCAGCAAGATTCGCCGGCTGTCAGCCTGCAAGCAGCAGTGA